A region from the Helcococcus ovis genome encodes:
- a CDS encoding VirD4-like conjugal transfer protein, CD1115 family, with translation MIDKILKDIKGLFKVQDKAKFVKQNIPYLVFFYVGNIFSHHVRAYIGGDIIDKIFQGILELNTMSFIPSIHVADILIGVGVAALIKFIVYTKGKNAKKFRQGKEYGSARWGTKKDIEPYMDEKFQNNILLTQTERLTMNGRPDNPKYARNKNVLVIGGSGSGKTRFYVKPNLMQMHSSYCVTDPKGTIVLECGKMLEDNGYEIKILNTINFKKSMKYNPFAYIRSEKDILKLVQTIIANTKGEGEKAGEDFWVKAEKLYYTALIGYIFYEAPREEKNFATLLDMIDASEVREDDETYMNPIDRLFEALEKKEPTHFAVKQYKKYKLAAGKTAKSILISCGARLAPFDIQELRDLMKEDELELDTLGDRKTALFVIISDTDDTFNFVVSIMYSQLFNLLCDKADDEYGGRLPVHVRCLLDEFANIGLIPKFEKLIATIRSREISASIILQAQSQLKAIYKDNADTIVGNCDSTLFLGGKEKTTLKELSETLGKETIDLYNTSETRSNQKSFGLNYQKTGKELMSQDEITVMDGGKCIFQLRGVRPFLSDKFDITKHRNYKLLEDYDKKNLFDIESYMKRKGKAKLNRETVITRV, from the coding sequence GTGATAGATAAGATACTAAAAGATATAAAAGGCTTATTTAAGGTGCAAGATAAGGCAAAGTTTGTAAAACAAAACATTCCCTATCTTGTATTTTTCTATGTAGGCAATATCTTTTCACACCATGTAAGAGCTTATATAGGTGGTGATATAATAGATAAAATCTTTCAGGGAATATTAGAGCTTAACACCATGAGCTTTATTCCAAGTATTCATGTGGCTGACATTCTAATAGGCGTAGGAGTAGCAGCTTTAATCAAATTCATCGTATATACCAAAGGTAAAAATGCTAAAAAGTTTAGACAGGGAAAAGAGTATGGCTCAGCAAGATGGGGAACGAAAAAAGATATAGAGCCATATATGGATGAAAAGTTTCAAAACAATATATTGCTTACCCAGACAGAACGATTAACTATGAATGGCAGACCAGATAATCCAAAGTATGCAAGAAATAAAAATGTGTTGGTTATCGGTGGATCAGGGAGTGGTAAAACAAGGTTTTATGTCAAACCGAACCTTATGCAAATGCACTCATCATATTGTGTAACTGATCCAAAAGGAACGATAGTCCTTGAGTGCGGTAAGATGCTTGAAGATAATGGCTATGAGATAAAAATCTTAAATACCATAAACTTCAAAAAGAGTATGAAATACAATCCCTTTGCCTATATCCGTTCTGAAAAAGATATTTTGAAATTGGTTCAGACAATCATTGCAAATACTAAAGGAGAGGGAGAAAAAGCAGGTGAGGATTTTTGGGTAAAAGCGGAAAAGCTCTACTATACAGCCCTTATCGGCTACATCTTCTATGAAGCACCAAGAGAAGAAAAGAATTTTGCTACTTTACTTGATATGATAGACGCTTCAGAAGTAAGAGAAGATGATGAAACCTATATGAATCCGATAGACAGACTTTTTGAAGCACTGGAAAAGAAAGAGCCTACGCATTTTGCGGTCAAGCAATATAAAAAGTATAAATTGGCTGCTGGAAAAACGGCGAAGTCTATTCTTATTTCATGTGGTGCAAGGCTTGCTCCCTTTGATATTCAAGAGCTTAGGGACTTGATGAAAGAAGATGAACTTGAACTTGATACACTTGGAGATAGAAAGACAGCACTCTTTGTTATTATCTCGGATACTGATGATACCTTTAACTTTGTGGTGTCAATTATGTATTCACAGTTATTTAATCTATTATGTGATAAGGCGGATGATGAGTACGGAGGTAGACTTCCTGTCCATGTAAGATGCCTACTTGATGAATTTGCAAATATCGGCTTAATTCCAAAGTTTGAGAAGCTGATTGCAACCATCAGAAGTAGAGAGATTTCAGCAAGTATTATTTTGCAGGCACAATCTCAGTTAAAGGCAATCTACAAAGATAATGCCGATACCATTGTAGGTAACTGTGATAGCACCTTGTTTCTTGGTGGTAAGGAAAAGACTACATTAAAAGAGCTTTCTGAAACACTTGGCAAAGAAACTATCGACCTTTACAATACATCAGAAACAAGAAGTAATCAAAAGAGCTTTGGGCTTAATTACCAAAAGACAGGTAAGGAACTGATGAGCCAAGATGAGATAACGGTTATGGACGGTGGAAAATGTATATTTCAGCTTCGAGGTGTCAGACCGTTTTTATCGGATAAATTCGATATTACAAAGCACAGGAATTATAAGCTGCTTGAGGACTATGATAAGAAGAATTTGTTTGATATAGAAAGCTATATGAAACGAAAAGGAAAAGCAAAGCTGAATAGGGAAACCGTAATTACAAGAGTATAA
- a CDS encoding single-stranded DNA-binding protein — translation MKQEMININANLVAEPTFSSFEKEGEEVEVVNFTLVKKYGKGKEYINCAAYGEKADKAKSFEKGDLIHIFGYFKKREKEGKTYKNFVVKSYNKIDKKEENEEE, via the coding sequence ATGAAGCAAGAAATGATTAACATCAACGCCAACTTAGTGGCAGAACCTACTTTCTCAAGTTTTGAAAAAGAGGGTGAAGAAGTAGAAGTTGTAAACTTTACGCTTGTAAAGAAGTACGGTAAAGGCAAGGAGTACATCAATTGTGCAGCCTATGGAGAAAAAGCGGATAAAGCAAAATCTTTTGAAAAAGGCGATTTGATTCATATCTTTGGCTACTTTAAGAAGCGTGAAAAAGAGGGAAAGACTTACAAAAACTTTGTAGTGAAGTCATACAACAAAATTGATAAGAAAGAAGAAAATGAGGAGGAATAA
- a CDS encoding conjugal transfer protein, translating to MKKELTAVKNRIKKLKDKKALIDEELESLFIREEELENEEIIAICRKNNITISDLMAKVNKQKAELKKERTNENQFEKE from the coding sequence TTGAAAAAAGAACTTACAGCAGTTAAAAACAGAATAAAAAAGTTAAAGGATAAAAAGGCTCTGATTGATGAAGAATTGGAGTCTTTATTCATTCGTGAGGAAGAACTTGAAAATGAGGAAATCATAGCAATTTGCAGAAAGAATAACATCACAATCAGTGATTTGATGGCAAAGGTAAATAAACAAAAAGCAGAACTGAAAAAGGAGAGGACAAATGAAAACCAGTTTGAAAAAGAATAA
- a CDS encoding VirB4-like conjugal transfer ATPase, CD1110 family, translating to MKDKRKIQEIKLMQNKKALRRGKEDLKQSKGKVKNEKSGLLDLIFKKEQKRYTVEDTIPYLRLLKSGICQLDEKHFSKSIAFQDINYQLALDEDRDLIFNQFANFLNSFAPSVSIEFSYINQLGRNEEMKSAIQIPDKGDGFDDIRLEFREMLKSQIVKGNNGLKKSKYVTFTVEADNLEQATSKLERLEIDILSSLKSMGVRAESLTGEERLKVLHDILNPNKTFEFSYKDLKKKESTKTYIVPDEFNFMPSRYFKFGKYIGATSHFQILASELSDRMLSEFLDIDDNINISFHIKAIDQSEAIKMVKRKNTDIDKMRIEENKKAVRSGYDMDILPSDLITYGEDVKSLLKDLQTRDERMFVVSIVFMNFARTVQKLDNTIAQISSIANKHNCKLKRLDHTQEQGLVSVLPLGVNKIEIDRGLTSSSTAVFMPFTTEELFINSSNSLYYGLNALSHNLIMADRKKLKNPNGLILGTPGSGKSFSAKREMANAILVTDDDVIICDPEGEYGNLVRQFKGEVIKVSSKSKDYLNPLDINMNYGDGDAPLKDKANFIMSMLELVVGGSGLTAEEKSVIDRCLPKIYEKYFEEPEPCNMPILQDLYDMLRGQEEKVGKKLATEMEIYVSGSLNVFNHRSNVDLNKKLLCFDIKELGSQLKKIGMLVIQDQVWNKVSQNRGSKATRYYIDEFHLLLKDEQTASYSVEIWKRFRKWGGIPTGITQNVKDLLMSKEIENIFDNTDFVLMLNQASGDREILARKLKISLPQLRYVTNSNEGEGLLFFGNTIVPFLDKFPKDTILYQKMTTKPEEVR from the coding sequence TTGAAAGACAAAAGAAAGATACAAGAAATAAAGCTCATGCAAAACAAAAAAGCGTTAAGAAGGGGGAAAGAGGACTTAAAGCAAAGTAAGGGAAAAGTTAAAAACGAAAAGAGCGGGCTGCTTGACCTTATCTTTAAAAAAGAGCAAAAACGCTATACGGTAGAAGATACCATTCCCTATCTAAGACTTTTAAAAAGTGGGATATGTCAGCTCGATGAAAAACACTTCAGTAAAAGCATAGCCTTTCAGGATATTAACTATCAGCTTGCTTTAGATGAAGATAGAGATTTGATTTTTAATCAGTTTGCAAACTTTCTAAATTCCTTTGCTCCAAGTGTCAGCATTGAGTTTTCCTACATCAATCAGCTTGGGAGAAATGAAGAAATGAAATCGGCAATTCAGATACCGGATAAAGGGGACGGATTTGACGATATACGACTTGAGTTTAGAGAGATGCTAAAAAGCCAGATTGTAAAGGGAAATAACGGACTGAAAAAATCAAAGTATGTAACTTTTACAGTGGAAGCGGATAATTTAGAGCAGGCTACATCAAAACTTGAAAGACTGGAGATAGATATATTATCAAGCCTTAAAAGCATGGGTGTAAGGGCAGAAAGTCTTACAGGAGAAGAAAGGCTAAAGGTACTTCACGATATATTAAATCCGAATAAGACCTTTGAGTTTTCCTACAAAGACCTGAAGAAAAAGGAAAGTACCAAAACATATATAGTGCCTGATGAATTTAACTTTATGCCAAGCAGGTATTTCAAGTTTGGAAAGTATATCGGAGCAACAAGTCATTTTCAAATCCTTGCAAGTGAGCTTTCAGACCGTATGCTATCTGAGTTTTTGGATATTGATGATAATATCAATATCTCTTTTCATATTAAGGCGATTGACCAGTCAGAAGCCATCAAGATGGTAAAACGAAAAAACACCGATATTGATAAGATGCGAATTGAGGAAAACAAGAAAGCTGTAAGGTCAGGCTATGACATGGACATTCTTCCAAGTGATTTAATTACTTACGGAGAAGATGTAAAAAGTCTTTTAAAAGATTTACAGACAAGAGATGAGCGTATGTTTGTTGTAAGTATTGTCTTTATGAATTTTGCAAGGACAGTGCAAAAGCTCGATAACACCATAGCTCAGATAAGCTCCATTGCAAACAAGCATAACTGTAAATTGAAAAGACTTGACCATACGCAGGAACAAGGCTTAGTGAGCGTGCTTCCTCTTGGTGTAAACAAGATTGAAATAGATAGAGGGCTAACCTCATCATCTACAGCAGTCTTTATGCCTTTTACAACAGAGGAGCTTTTTATCAATTCAAGTAATAGTCTTTACTACGGACTAAATGCCCTAAGCCATAACCTGATTATGGCGGATCGAAAGAAATTAAAGAACCCAAACGGTCTAATCCTCGGAACTCCGGGCAGCGGTAAATCCTTTAGTGCCAAAAGAGAAATGGCAAATGCGATTTTAGTAACGGATGATGATGTTATCATCTGCGATCCGGAGGGAGAGTATGGAAACCTTGTAAGACAGTTTAAGGGAGAAGTGATAAAGGTCAGCAGTAAGTCAAAAGACTACTTAAATCCCCTTGATATAAATATGAATTACGGAGATGGGGATGCACCACTGAAAGACAAAGCAAACTTCATTATGAGTATGCTTGAGCTTGTAGTTGGTGGTAGTGGACTTACGGCAGAAGAAAAATCAGTTATTGATAGATGTCTGCCTAAGATTTATGAGAAGTATTTTGAAGAGCCAGAGCCTTGTAATATGCCGATTCTTCAAGACCTATACGATATGTTAAGAGGACAGGAAGAAAAGGTCGGTAAGAAGCTGGCAACGGAGATGGAAATCTATGTATCAGGTTCTCTTAATGTTTTTAATCACAGGTCAAATGTGGACTTAAATAAGAAACTCCTGTGCTTTGATATTAAAGAACTTGGAAGTCAGCTAAAGAAAATAGGAATGCTTGTTATACAGGATCAGGTGTGGAATAAAGTATCTCAAAATAGAGGAAGCAAGGCTACAAGGTACTATATAGATGAGTTTCACTTGCTATTAAAAGATGAGCAGACAGCATCTTATTCTGTGGAAATATGGAAGCGTTTTAGAAAATGGGGAGGTATTCCAACAGGTATTACGCAAAATGTCAAAGACTTACTTATGAGTAAGGAAATTGAAAATATCTTTGATAATACCGACTTTGTCTTAATGCTAAATCAAGCGTCAGGAGACAGAGAAATTTTAGCAAGAAAACTTAAAATCTCACTTCCTCAGCTTAGATATGTTACCAACTCAAATGAGGGCGAGGGACTACTGTTCTTTGGAAATACCATTGTTCCTTTCCTTGATAAGTTCCCGAAAGATACAATTCTCTATCAGAAGATGACTACCAAACCTGAAGAAGTGAGGTAG
- a CDS encoding CD1107 family mobile element protein, whose product MKTSLKKNNKFGTAALAVIVSISCILGLWTVVYAKEQKTEAPTKNEAVQTEVEVNVKYIFEDEKLYKEEQIKAERGQLLDSGDLPMLPDDMKFIDEFLFYEVKGDGNDEIIRKVAKTELKDKQTQTEEEKPKQDTSTQTEYKKTEDKKTQTELSKDDISKMEKEAKELQEKLDKLNGEIKDKDKLSDKQKEKIKDLEDEIESLKEKMKKDKGNKDLSEDMKKEIDKLTGKVKELEKKAIETNKAPVTSQSVTPISPISGIKTSSGISPQTPQSSGKGSSDTVSSSNTTKDTGKTEAKEKEKEVRYPNKLTAKAPANNSSQDSSMDGTSKSVNTNKGVASAPSKARASVTENKDNANKDYPIHHGDSSDNKETNMYSADARQFITFQTKNGKTFHLIINHDEDSENVMLLTEVSEDDLLNMVEKKEAPKQEVVKEEPVKEEVKPEKKEEKSNLGTYIILLLVVGGALGAGYYFKIVKKKEDKELEALEEEDDDFFSEAESEEEINDADEAEDEQ is encoded by the coding sequence ATGAAAACCAGTTTGAAAAAGAATAATAAATTTGGGACAGCAGCACTTGCAGTAATTGTAAGTATTAGCTGCATTTTAGGTCTTTGGACGGTTGTTTATGCCAAGGAGCAAAAGACAGAAGCTCCTACAAAAAACGAAGCTGTCCAAACGGAAGTTGAAGTAAATGTAAAGTATATCTTTGAAGATGAAAAGCTCTACAAGGAGGAACAGATAAAGGCAGAGAGAGGACAGCTTCTCGATAGTGGCGATCTTCCAATGCTCCCTGATGATATGAAATTTATTGATGAATTTCTATTTTATGAAGTAAAGGGAGATGGAAATGATGAGATTATCCGTAAGGTAGCAAAGACTGAGCTTAAGGATAAACAAACTCAAACGGAAGAAGAAAAACCAAAGCAGGACACAAGTACGCAGACGGAATATAAAAAGACAGAGGACAAGAAAACACAGACAGAGCTTTCTAAAGACGATATTTCCAAAATGGAAAAAGAGGCTAAGGAACTTCAGGAAAAACTTGATAAGTTAAATGGCGAAATCAAGGATAAAGACAAACTAAGCGATAAGCAGAAAGAAAAAATCAAAGACCTTGAGGATGAGATTGAAAGTTTGAAAGAAAAAATGAAGAAAGATAAGGGAAATAAGGACTTATCAGAAGATATGAAAAAGGAAATAGATAAGCTGACGGGAAAGGTGAAAGAGCTTGAGAAAAAGGCTATAGAAACAAATAAAGCTCCTGTAACATCACAATCAGTTACACCGATTAGTCCTATTTCCGGAATTAAAACAAGTTCGGGCATTTCTCCTCAAACACCACAGAGTTCCGGTAAAGGCTCATCTGATACAGTAAGTTCAAGCAATACCACAAAAGATACAGGTAAAACAGAAGCAAAGGAGAAAGAAAAGGAAGTTCGCTATCCAAATAAATTGACAGCAAAAGCTCCTGCTAATAACAGCAGTCAGGATTCATCTATGGACGGTACAAGTAAGAGTGTAAATACCAATAAGGGAGTAGCTTCCGCTCCGTCAAAGGCAAGAGCTTCCGTTACGGAGAATAAAGATAATGCAAATAAGGACTACCCGATCCATCATGGAGATAGCAGCGATAACAAAGAAACGAATATGTATTCAGCAGATGCAAGGCAGTTTATTACCTTTCAGACTAAAAATGGTAAGACTTTTCATCTCATCATCAACCACGATGAGGATAGTGAGAATGTAATGCTTTTAACAGAAGTATCTGAAGATGACCTACTTAACATGGTGGAGAAAAAAGAAGCACCAAAGCAGGAAGTAGTAAAAGAAGAACCTGTTAAGGAAGAAGTAAAGCCTGAGAAAAAGGAAGAAAAGAGTAATTTAGGAACCTATATTATCTTGCTTCTTGTTGTAGGTGGAGCATTAGGAGCAGGTTACTACTTTAAGATTGTAAAAAAGAAAGAAGATAAGGAGCTTGAAGCATTAGAGGAGGAAGATGATGATTTCTTTTCTGAGGCGGAAAGTGAAGAAGAAATAAATGATGCAGATGAAGCGGAAGATGAGCAGTAA
- a CDS encoding Maff2 family mobile element protein: MEFFTQAVNVLKILVMAVGAGLGAWGVINLMEGYGNDNPGAKSQGIKQLMAGGGIVLIGLKLIPLLANVLK; the protein is encoded by the coding sequence ATGGAATTTTTTACACAGGCAGTTAATGTATTAAAGATTTTAGTTATGGCAGTAGGAGCAGGACTTGGAGCGTGGGGTGTTATTAACCTGATGGAAGGATATGGTAATGACAATCCCGGAGCAAAATCGCAAGGGATCAAGCAATTGATGGCGGGAGGAGGTATTGTTCTTATCGGACTTAAGCTCATTCCGCTTCTTGCAAATGTACTCAAGTAA
- a CDS encoding CHAP domain-containing protein encodes MGKKLKKDFRERHKASLEREMLHSETFTTSEESKLKHNDDYRGKIVHDKDGFQDKVHKKTNKVSSGNEKAYGTSKRNARYRASDKDSVAAVSETGRSDYITEVKDGKIYDPLGKDLDNDGIIDRYDNDFRDSDYFESTYDVDDNLHKKDEFFGSSSITHEAKKRKYKRKNYTESLYTRKKEDVSKENKSESKKIGKDAASEKVHSSLSKEQRKKLKKDMVKVSALSGLAKGSETVRDYLSHGSDENKGVEAGEKTADASSKLIHGIKKYSDKKKAKKGYDLTNKDYKIRKRKSKLEFRDAKENLKKTNKYKRANAYKRFQKKNQVKAAISRENKSRLRDRIKEGLIGTLKSSKDMIIRKAKGLMLIFVGIIILGTFVINFAGTGMTGFMNSTSSVLTTSYLSKPNVLSEINENFSGMEKDLQNEVDNVKENYPGYDEYILNNTEYIGHNVHELLSYITSRCGEVKSVSEVNSILKELFESMYDLAYREEIEIRYRRITETYTDEDGNEYTESYEEPYEYKKLIVTLHKREMDSIIRKVFADYPDNLKHYEALFLAQGNMGEAFGNSDLISANGGIGGGKEYEASTEVQKKIVNAAYITPSPGAGWCAMWVSQVYQNAGLGYIGGNANDMYRNYTFTSDRSKLKVGMLVAVESSSSGSTAGLTYGHVGIYIGDGKVIDNIGRIRVTTLDDWIATFCKHHPVGFGFPPNVNR; translated from the coding sequence ATGGGAAAAAAGCTGAAAAAGGATTTTAGGGAAAGGCATAAGGCAAGTCTTGAAAGAGAAATGCTCCATAGTGAAACATTCACTACATCTGAAGAAAGTAAGCTAAAGCATAACGATGATTACAGAGGAAAAATCGTCCATGACAAAGACGGATTTCAGGACAAGGTTCATAAGAAAACAAACAAGGTAAGTTCTGGTAATGAAAAGGCTTATGGAACATCCAAGAGAAACGCAAGATATAGAGCTTCTGATAAGGATAGTGTAGCTGCTGTAAGTGAAACAGGAAGATCGGATTATATTACGGAGGTAAAGGATGGAAAAATCTATGATCCTTTAGGAAAAGACCTTGATAATGACGGGATTATAGACAGATACGATAATGACTTTAGGGACAGCGACTACTTTGAATCAACTTATGATGTGGATGATAATCTCCATAAAAAAGATGAGTTTTTTGGAAGTTCCTCTATAACTCATGAGGCTAAAAAGAGAAAGTATAAGAGGAAAAACTACACCGAAAGCCTTTATACAAGAAAAAAAGAAGATGTGTCAAAGGAAAATAAATCTGAAAGTAAAAAGATTGGAAAAGATGCTGCAAGCGAAAAAGTTCATAGTAGCCTTTCTAAAGAGCAGAGGAAAAAGCTAAAGAAAGATATGGTAAAGGTATCTGCCCTTTCAGGACTTGCCAAAGGAAGTGAAACCGTAAGGGATTATCTTTCTCATGGAAGTGATGAAAATAAAGGGGTGGAAGCAGGAGAAAAGACGGCGGACGCAAGCTCTAAACTCATTCATGGCATAAAGAAATATTCTGATAAGAAAAAGGCGAAGAAAGGATACGATCTTACAAATAAGGATTATAAAATCAGGAAGCGAAAATCGAAGCTTGAATTTCGTGATGCCAAAGAGAACCTGAAAAAGACGAATAAATATAAAAGAGCAAATGCCTATAAAAGATTTCAAAAGAAAAATCAGGTAAAGGCAGCAATTTCTCGTGAGAATAAGTCAAGACTTAGAGATCGGATTAAAGAGGGACTTATTGGAACGCTGAAAAGCTCAAAGGATATGATTATCCGAAAAGCCAAAGGACTTATGCTTATCTTCGTAGGTATTATTATCTTAGGAACTTTTGTGATTAACTTTGCAGGAACGGGCATGACAGGCTTTATGAACTCGACAAGCTCTGTCCTTACAACAAGCTACTTATCAAAGCCAAATGTTCTAAGTGAAATCAATGAGAATTTTTCAGGGATGGAAAAGGATCTGCAAAACGAGGTTGACAATGTCAAAGAAAATTATCCCGGATATGATGAATACATCTTAAATAATACAGAGTACATCGGTCATAATGTTCATGAGCTTTTATCCTACATTACATCAAGGTGCGGAGAGGTAAAGAGTGTATCTGAAGTAAACTCCATATTAAAAGAATTGTTTGAGTCCATGTACGACCTTGCGTATAGGGAAGAAATTGAAATAAGGTATAGGAGAATTACAGAAACCTATACCGATGAAGATGGCAATGAATATACCGAAAGTTACGAAGAACCGTATGAGTATAAAAAGCTCATTGTAACACTTCATAAAAGGGAGATGGACAGCATTATCCGAAAGGTGTTTGCAGACTATCCCGATAATCTAAAACACTATGAAGCCTTATTCCTTGCACAAGGAAATATGGGAGAAGCCTTTGGTAATTCTGACCTTATTAGTGCAAATGGTGGTATCGGTGGTGGAAAAGAGTATGAGGCATCTACGGAAGTACAAAAGAAGATTGTTAATGCTGCATATATTACACCATCTCCGGGTGCAGGCTGGTGTGCCATGTGGGTATCGCAAGTTTACCAAAATGCGGGACTTGGATATATCGGAGGAAACGCTAATGATATGTATAGAAACTATACCTTTACATCAGATAGGTCAAAGCTAAAAGTAGGAATGCTTGTTGCAGTGGAAAGTAGCAGTAGCGGAAGCACAGCAGGACTTACCTATGGTCATGTCGGAATTTATATCGGAGACGGAAAGGTAATTGATAACATTGGTCGAATCAGAGTAACTACCTTAGATGATTGGATTGCGACTTTTTGTAAGCATCATCCCGTGGGCTTCGGTTTTCCGCCAAATGTAAACAGATAA
- a CDS encoding VirB6/TrbL-like conjugal transfer protein, CD1112 family — translation MFGIFDKIEEFFKELLLGGIQANLESMFLDINDKVGAVATDVGKTPMGWNGEVFTFIKSINDSVIIPIAGLIITAVLCIELINMVMQKNNMHDTDTFEFFKYIIKMWIAVWLVSHAFEFSMAVFDVAQHMVNKAAGVINTSAAVSGDQIVAMMDTLKEKGLGELVMILFETSIIKVAIQVISVVIMLVVYGRMFEIYVYSSVSAIPFATMGNKEWGQIGTNYIKGLFALGLQGLFLMVCLGIYAVLVKTIEITDIHTSTMTILGYAVLLGLMMLKSGTLAKSVLNAH, via the coding sequence ATGTTTGGAATATTCGACAAGATAGAAGAATTCTTTAAAGAGCTTCTACTGGGCGGTATCCAAGCAAACTTAGAGTCCATGTTTCTTGACATCAACGATAAAGTTGGTGCAGTTGCAACAGATGTAGGAAAAACTCCTATGGGGTGGAACGGAGAAGTATTTACCTTTATTAAAAGCATTAACGATTCCGTCATTATTCCCATAGCGGGACTAATCATCACAGCAGTCCTTTGTATCGAGCTTATCAACATGGTAATGCAAAAGAACAATATGCACGATACGGATACCTTTGAGTTTTTCAAGTACATCATCAAGATGTGGATTGCTGTATGGTTAGTATCTCATGCCTTTGAGTTTAGTATGGCAGTCTTTGATGTGGCACAGCATATGGTAAATAAGGCGGCGGGGGTGATAAACACCTCTGCCGCCGTTTCTGGAGACCAGATAGTGGCGATGATGGATACCCTAAAAGAAAAGGGACTTGGAGAGCTTGTCATGATTCTCTTTGAAACCTCCATCATCAAGGTTGCTATACAGGTAATATCCGTTGTAATCATGCTTGTGGTTTATGGAAGAATGTTTGAGATTTATGTTTACTCATCGGTTTCAGCCATTCCATTTGCCACAATGGGAAACAAGGAGTGGGGACAGATTGGAACAAACTACATCAAGGGACTATTTGCACTTGGACTACAAGGACTCTTTTTAATGGTTTGTCTTGGAATATACGCAGTATTAGTTAAGACGATTGAAATAACAGATATACACACAAGTACCATGACGATACTTGGCTATGCGGTTTTGCTGGGGTTAATGATGCTAAAGAGTGGAACACTGGCCAAAAGCGTATTAAATGCACACTAA
- a CDS encoding PrgI family protein, whose product MAYVPIPKDLKKVKTKVAFNLTKRQLIGFTIAGLIGIPVYLFMRKVVPNDIAVIFLIVSTLPIFFITLFEKDGLTFEKYFKHIYLHKFYQPQKRVRMEVYLERQKKDTRNKAHAKQKSVKKGERGLKAK is encoded by the coding sequence ATGGCGTATGTACCAATCCCAAAAGACTTAAAGAAGGTAAAGACAAAGGTAGCCTTTAACCTTACAAAAAGGCAGCTCATAGGATTTACCATTGCAGGACTTATTGGAATACCTGTCTATTTATTTATGAGGAAGGTAGTGCCAAACGATATAGCCGTCATATTTCTCATTGTGTCCACACTTCCTATCTTTTTCATCACTCTTTTTGAAAAGGACGGACTGACATTTGAGAAATATTTTAAGCATATCTATCTTCATAAGTTTTATCAACCGCAAAAGAGAGTGAGAATGGAGGTTTACCTTGAAAGACAAAAGAAAGATACAAGAAATAAAGCTCATGCAAAACAAAAAAGCGTTAAGAAGGGGGAAAGAGGACTTAAAGCAAAGTAA
- a CDS encoding conjugal transfer protein — MNKRKTVFTAVAIGAGVMAVIDRIRLHNKVEELEERTQDIGRCHNDFCLMQQRYNKNTDEQLAIIQDEIGSVYEHFEAFSKDKEDGR, encoded by the coding sequence ATGAACAAAAGAAAAACAGTATTTACAGCAGTAGCAATCGGAGCAGGCGTTATGGCGGTAATTGACAGAATCAGACTTCATAACAAGGTAGAAGAATTGGAAGAAAGGACACAGGACATTGGTCGTTGCCATAATGATTTTTGCTTGATGCAGCAAAGATATAACAAAAATACAGATGAACAGCTTGCAATTATTCAAGATGAAATCGGCTCTGTATATGAACACTTTGAGGCGTTTTCAAAGGACAAAGAAGATGGGAGGTAA